The following proteins are encoded in a genomic region of Liolophura sinensis isolate JHLJ2023 chromosome 7, CUHK_Ljap_v2, whole genome shotgun sequence:
- the LOC135471316 gene encoding phytanoyl-CoA dioxygenase domain-containing protein 1-like — protein sequence METRNIAQYFDTNGYIGSLNVLDKDEVDDLKSNFKAFEDDIGKADAQYSLHNVHVVHPWVLRLASHPRVLGPIKQILGENLILLDSRFICKYPDTEVPGKDGTEAYVAWHQDVRYWGVTGDVVSVWLAVDDADEDNGCMFVIPGTHKSGILEHHQASKGGNLLTSNQEIPEDLYNADEAVPCPLKAGQMSLHHGHLVHGSGPNRSERRRCGYVIRYVATSAYPIKDENRPRKFEATVLVSGEDNFNNFKDNAPQWFNRKNTDVIA from the exons ATGGAGACGAGAAATATTGCTCAGTATTTTGACACAAACGGATACATAGGGAGTCTGAACGTCCTTGACAAGGATGAGGTTGATGACCTCAAATCCAACTTCAAAGCCTTTGAGGACGACATTG GGAAAGCCGATGCGCAATATTCCCTTCACAATGTGCACGTGGTTCATCCATGGGTGTTGCGATTGGCCAGTCACCCCAGAGTCCTTGGACCAATCAAACAGATTCTTGGGGAGAATCTGATTCTCCTAGACTCGAGATTCATCTGTAAATATCCAGATACGGAGGTGCCCGGTAAAGATGGCACTGAGGCGTATGTGGCCTGGCATCAGGACGTCAG GTATTGGGGTGTGACTGGTGACGTTGTGTCAGTATGGCTGGCTGTAGATGACGCCGATGAAGACAATGGGTGTATGTTCGTCATTCCAG GAACTCACAAAAGTGGCATTTTAGAGCATCACCAAGCTTCAAAGGGAGGAAACCTACTAACGTCCAACCAAGAAATTCCCGAGGATCTTTACAACGCTGACGAGGCCGTTCCTTGCCCTCTGAAGGCCGGCCAGATGTCGCTTCATCACGGCCATCTTGTGCACGGAAGCGGACCCAACCGTTCCGAGCGACGCAGATGCGGCTACGTCATCCGTTACGTGGCAACCTCCGCCTATCCAATCAAGGACGAGAATCGGCCGAGGAAATTCGAAGCAACCGTCCTGGTGTCTGGAGAAGATAACTTCAACAATTTCAAAGACAATGCTCCTCAATGGTTCAACAGAAAGAACACTGACGTCATCGCGTAG
- the LOC135471524 gene encoding LOW QUALITY PROTEIN: cis-aconitate decarboxylase-like (The sequence of the model RefSeq protein was modified relative to this genomic sequence to represent the inferred CDS: deleted 1 base in 1 codon), whose protein sequence is MLSKSESISRALVPLLPRLTGVQPTRQASTISEEAQAGQTIRKFSHQALPLAEVQSLPAGNTTSWFADQITNASMSHLSDLTLHRSKRMILDTLGVGYLGSKTDITQSIIRWGLDAGLLSDDPALGHGEIGSIIWGSGGRRTSPSMAAYINGVSVHSMDFDDTWHPATHPSGPVVPTILALAETMTGQYRPSGEDLILAYNVGVQVQGLLMRCSRQAREIPRRFHPPAVVGVMGSAAAASKLLGFGPKKSRHALAIAASFAGAPMANAGTKTKPLHCGKSARFGLEAALMAEHGIEGNDDILDMQSGFGAFYDDYDPEEFMRTHSQRDQFVLHDQDIAIKRFPAHLGMHWAVDAAMEVRRTITGASFQLDPRIISNIVISAPKSRYINRPLPTTEHEARHSFQFMVCTALLDGEIHPESFYHDSLHRPSLQGLLEKTAVITPEDNVASFEDMYVVVEVQLQDGSVVTGRCDTPYGHWRRPLSDKHIQEKFIRNTRDLPAGAPAEMIRSVGSLDSNSRGTDIGALLAH, encoded by the exons ATGTTGTCTAAG AGCGAATCCATATCTCGCGCCCTGGTGCCTTTACTACCCAGGCTAACAGGTGTACAGCCGACCAGACAAGCCTCGACCATTTCAGAAGAGGCTCAGGCGGGACAGACGATCCGGAAGTTCAGCCATCAGGCACTGCCTCTAGCTG AGGTTCAGAGTCTACCTGCAGGAAACACGACTTCATGGTTTGCTGATCAAATCACAAACGCTTCCATGTCTCACCTGTCAGACCTGACCCTGCACAGAAGTAAGAGGATGATTCTGGACACCCTCGGGGTGGGGTACCTCGGTTCTAAGACCGACATCACTCAGTCCATCATCCGCTGGGGACTAGACGCCGGACTACTTAGCGATGACCCGGCATTAGGACATGGAGAGATCGGCAGTATCATCTGGGGCAGCGGTGGCCGCAGGACCTCTCCCTCTATGGCCGCTTACATCAACGGGGTCAGTGTTCACTCGATGGATTTTGATGATACTTGGCACCCAGCGACTCACCCGAGCGGACCTGTGGTGCCGACCATCCTAGCCCTGGCAGAGACGATGACGGGACAGTACAGACCCAGCGGCGAAGACCTTATCCTGGCTTATAACGTAGGCGTTCAGGTCCAGGGACTCCTTATGAGGTGTTCCAGACAAGCCCGGGAAATACCTCGAAG GTTCCATCCTCCCGCCGTTGTCGGAGTGATGGGCAGTGCGGCTGCGGCTTCCAAACTCTTGGGTTTCGGCCCAAAGAAAAGTCGACATGCCTTAGCTATAGCCGCCTCTTTTGCCGGAGCTCCGATGGCGAATGCTGGCACCAAGACAAAGCCTCTCCACTGTGGAAAGTCTGCAAGG TTTGGTTTGGAGGCTGCTTTGATGGCGGAACACGGCATCGAGGGTAACGACGACATCTTGGACATGCAGTCAGGGTTCGGGGCGTTCTATGATGACTACGATCCGGAGGAATTCATGAGGACGCATTCCCAGAGGGACCAGTTTGTTCTTCATGACCAAGACATCGCAATCAAACGGTTTCCGGCTCATCTCGGAATGCACTGGGCCGTAGACGCCGCCATGGAAGTCAGACGGACCATCACCGGTGCCAGTTTTCAGCTCGATCCGAGAATTATATCCAACATCGTCATTTCCGCCCCGAAGTCTCGCTACATCAATCGTCCGCTGCCGACGACGGAACACGAGGCCCGTCACTCCTTTCAGTTCATGGTCTGCACAGCCCTCTTAGACGGAGAGATCCATCCGGAATCCTTCTACCACGACAGTCTCCACAGACCGTCCCTTCAAGGCCTTTTGGAGAAGACAGCTGTTATAACGCCTGAGGACAACGTTGCCAGTTTTGAGGATATGTACGTGGTTGTCGAAGTCCAGCTACAGGACGGAAGCGTGGTGACGGGCAGGTGTGACACGCCGTACGGCCACTGGAGGAGACCCCTGTCGGACAAGCACATCCAAGAAAAGTTTATCAGGAACACCCGCGACCTGCCGGCCGGGGCACCCGCGGAAATGATACGATCTGTGGGGTCTTTGGATTCTAACTCAAGGGGTACTGACATTGGCGCGCTTTTGGCTCACTAA
- the LOC135470175 gene encoding uncharacterized protein LOC135470175 encodes MGEIHRLSATIATIYTNFWAFVVMSVYTFSEGWRSSWEKPDRPKDSLNYGVALLTLSLASLVTGLTSGDADEPLFRAVFLCLTAVWASRGLYHVVDANSTVPVVTTSEGLFPGYGAFLCIFVVFTGLALVQRSKHIAILSFCLALACLFEIVSFWRPLSNATGAYYVLLGAILIQSLFRYMIKRRSASDSEIPERLRDNQALSIDYVVVGNAMNVVCSAVFASHVTGITSFPSDSFAWVLVPGLLQTICGVVSVRRSDVYHGCHFCLYGVFWAGVGVTLAMEFFRDTRTSPLIAVYIFFIVVYLCAGIFSATKELFVSFQNIVFCLFCLALCTDGLSGRFLGAMGWINFLLSLYGLAAQLTRVLKCSVKLPLGRHLFESNRIQQNMVDKVRCCASCIYGKLQDQSKQPANKMSGDVMLGYSKYADLDMIGFFCNAVAGLAILWPPSGGSIFILPWVFGIGGFLQLLVGCVSFSRGKTFESCAFIVFSCLWLIWGTARGLDFYEGEQCVAVSVGCITFLVVGILLLLLSAVVSKAWFVTTLLFNMVCIAFLVDSLQVEATHSYEVVVMIMFAVVSFYCFTACALRSVTGRPLLPLGSPIINVSYLHAHGGTAIWANAKRDTGVSKIADILNRGGICGIPSDVVYILVAACKHPEAVERAYNTKKQAEERPMSMWISNLKQIEAGRELFGELTWAFMKEVWPSTISLVVNKGPWLQTLGLRDAEKYIGRPDSIAVRMPDNTITTHLIDRTGPVAVSSANPTGEADTTHHLQVLAKLGPKNCDGILCDGPSHENAASTVVDCRKIEEGKLGFFRVGIVPKSRVQEIFDSVQERLREKKTKGRSGSMSSSNTSSADSGLDDQSQGTSARGSQKGSRKSSRKLSLRGSRRGSQKGKVTSDIEGTVNPAFVDDDDKIIVHDSNKPEPVSTTPVSAKSGLLSSKDHSYNTFSVNSLDVDPRRIRRRDSTSGESDVIDRESHWEEPAIIGDERLPEVQVQVHRTVVNQEDATSAL; translated from the exons GTCTGACATCCGGGGATGCTGACGAGCCTTTGTTTCGAGCCGTTTTTCTCTGCCTCACCGCTGTGTGGGCATCACGTGGCCTGTACCACGTGGTCGACGCTAACTCCACTGTTCCTGTTGTGACAACGAGCGAGGGCTTGTTTCCAGGTTACGGCGCGTTTCTTTGCATTTTTGTGGTTTTCACTGGTCTTGCTTTAGTTCAGCGTTCTAAACACATAGCTATCTTGTCCTTCTGTTTGGCCTTAGCCTGCCTTTTTGAGATCGTTTCCTTTTGGCGACCCTTATCCAACGCCACCGGCGCTTATTACGTTCTGCTGGGCGCCATTTTGATCCAGAGCTTGTTTCGTTACATGATCAAGCGCCGATCGGCATCTGACTCCGAAATTCCAGAGAGACTCCGCGACAATCAGGCGCTGTCCATAGACTACGTTGTTGTTGGTAATGCGATGAACGTCGTCTGTTCGGCGGTCTTTGCCAGTCATGTGACAGGCATCACTTCGTTTCCTAGTGACAGTTTCGCTTGGGTGTTGGTGCCGGGTCTCCTACAAACCATCTGTGGGGTCGTGTCTGTCAGACGTTCCGATGTCTATCACGGGTGTCACTTTTGTCTATATGGGGTCTTCTGGGCCGGCGTAGGGGTCACTTTGGCCATGGAGTTTTTCCGCGACACACGGACATCACCACTCATTGCCGTCTATATTTTCTTCATTGTCGTCTACCTTTGTGCTGGAATATTCTCAGCTACTAAAGAGCTGTTTGTTTCTTTCCAAAACatagtgttttgtttattttgcttgGCTCTCTGTACTGATGGTTTATCTGGAAGGTTTCTTGGCGCGATGGGTTGGATCAACTTCTTGTTGTCTCTGTACGGCTTAGCCGCTCAATTAACAAGGGTACTGAAATGTTCGGTCAAACTGCCTCTCGGCAGGCATTTATTCGAATCCAAcagaattcaacaaaacatgGTCGACAAAGTGAGGTGCTGCGCTTCTTGCATCTATGGAAAGTTGCAGGATCAATCCAAGCAGCCCGCGAACAAGATGTCGGGAGACGTTATGTTAGGTTATTCAAAGTACGCTGATTTGGACATGATCGGTTTTTTCTGCAATGCGGTGGCAGGTTTAGCCATTCTCTGGCCGCCATCAGGAGGTAGTATATTTATTCTCCCCTGGGTTTTTGGTATTGGCGGATTTCTTCAACTCCTCGTCGGCTGCGTGTCATTCTCGCGGGGAAAAACTTTCGAAAGTTGCGCCTTCATTGTATTCAGTTGTCTTTGGTTAATCTGGGGGACAGCCAGGGGATTAGATTTCTACGAAGGAGAACAGTGTGTAGCTGTGTCAGTTGGGTGTATCACCTTCCTTGTAGTCGGCATTTTACTTCTCTTGCTCTCAGCGGTTGTCAGTAAGGCCTGGTTCGTCACGACTCTCCTCTTTAACATGGTCTGTATCGCTTTCCTCGTGGACAGCCTTCAGGTGGAAGCCACCCACTCTTATGAAGTGGTTGTCATGATCATGTTTGCTGTGGTTTCGTTCTACTGTTTCACGGCATGCGCACTGAGATCTGTTACTGGTCGGCCATTACTTCCGCTGGGCTCACCAATCATCAACGTGAGCTATCTCCACGCTCATGGTGGCACCGCAATCTGGGCGAACGCCAAGAGGGACACGGGCGTATCAAAAATTGCAG ACATCCTAAACCGCGGAGGGATATGTGGGATACCCTCAGACGTTGTCTACATCCTCGTGGCTGCCTGTAAACACCCAGAGGCTGTTGAG AGAGCGTATAACACAAAGAAACAAGCGGAAGAGCGTCCTATGTCCATGTGGATCTCGAACCTGAAACAGATTGAGGCTGGTAGGGAGTTGTTCGGAGAGCTGACCTGGGCATTCATGAAGGAGGTCTGGCCATCCACCATTAGTCTGGTCGTCAACAAAG GACCGTGGTTGCAGACGTTAGGATTGCGTGACGCAGAGAAATACATTGGCCGGCCTGACAGCATTGCTGTGCGCATGCCTGATAACACCATCACGACGCACCTGATTGACAGGACGGGGCCCGTGGCCGTAAGTTCTGCGAATCCCACAGGAGAGGCTGATACTACTCACCACCTGCAGGTGCTCGCTAAACTCGGCCCCAAAAAT TGTGACGGTATCCTGTGTGACGGACCTTCTCACGAAAACGCCGCCTCCACTGTGGTGGACTGCAGGAAGATTGAAGAGGGAAAGCTGGGATTTTTCCGCGTTGGAATCGTACCGAAATCCAGAGTGCAAGAGATCTTTGATTCAGTCCAAGAGCGGCTCCGCGAGAAAAAGACCAAAGGTCGCTCTGGCTCTATGAGTAGTAGCAACACCAGCAGTGCGGATAGCGGATTGGACGACCAGTCACAAGGGACCAGCGCCCGGGGCAGCCAAAAAGGCAGTCGCAAGAGCAGCAGGAAACTCAGCTTGAGAGGCAGTCGAAGAGGAAGTCAGAAAGGCAAAGTGACCTCTGACATAGAAGGAACCGTCAACCCGGCATTCGTGGATGATGATGACAAGATCATAGTCCATGACAGCAACAAACCCGAACCAGTATCCACAACGCCAGTGTCCGCCAAGAGCGGTTTATTGTCCAGTAAAGATCATTCATACAATACATTTTCGGTAAATAGTTTAGATGTCGATCCGAGAAGAATCCGAAGACGAGATTCCACATCCGGGGAATCGGATGTTATTGATCGAGAATCGCATTGGGAAGAGCCCGCAATAATCGGTGATGAGCGCTTACCGGAAGTACAAGTCCAAGTTCACAGAACGGTTGTCAACCAAGAGGATGCGACCTCTGCCCTATAA